DNA sequence from the Terriglobia bacterium genome:
GTGTTCGGGATGTCGTGGAGCTTGAGGTCGAGGAAGACCGGGAGGCCCGCTTCGAGGACCTCCGCGACCAAGGCGGGGCCAGAGGCCGAGAACGCCTCGAGGCCGATCTTGAACCCGCCCACGCGCCCGGCGAGCGCACGCGCGAGGGCGAGGGCGCGGTCGCGGTCCGGCGTGTCGAGGGCGACGAGGATCCTCTCGTGCGGCTTCATCGGCAGCCCTCCGGTCCGGTCTCCAACGTCCCGACGAGATCTCGGACCGAGTCGATGCCGTGCTCGGCGAGGTAGGCCGCGAGGCCCTGCGCGACGCGGA
Encoded proteins:
- a CDS encoding orotidine 5'-phosphate decarboxylase, whose amino-acid sequence is MKPHERILVALDTPDRDRALALARALAGRVGGFKIGLEAFSASGPALVAEVLEAGLPVFLDLKLHDIPNT